In Plasmodium brasilianum strain Bolivian I chromosome 12, whole genome shotgun sequence, the genomic window TGACGTAAAAACAGTATggaacatatttttaaaatattaaaaaattaatttttgctttatgtataataattatttccataatattttttgtttttttttcatttgagttgagagtagtaataatatatattatttattatttatttttacttaaaattattaaattaaaattgtgCATACTATTAcacaataatttaaaatgaaaatataattattactgtGTTACATTAACTTAATGGATCATTGTTGTACAAGTtaattcttctatttttatttaattttaatattttaaattgtttttttataatcattaatgtaaatgtaattattatttgttcttaattttcatattatttttgtgaaTTTATTTTCCCAAGAGATTTTTTcttaaacttaaaaaaaaaaaaaagaagaaataaatagaaaGTAATAAAGCAAACAGTTacaataaaaagtaaattgaattatatatgttcgGAAATTGTGCAACTTTacatatatgataataattttgttagaaaattataatcttgtggtaataaaacattatataaatattatatatttatatatgtattttatatattggtAACCCTTAGTATTTGCTCATTTTTACTGGTATCTCTTTTTCATATggttaatatatttgattgtatatttgttcaattttagtatatttctttatataccCTCAAACACCTGTGAACTACAcgattataaatatacaaaaccTTGAATTTGTACAACTTATGGCAAAAGGATGCTTCTTCGGGAATTTCCTATTAATGATTGAgtagtatttattttatagtataattgtcttatttatttatcgtGAAATTTCCATATATCATTTGTGTTACTATTACCATCagcaaatattttatctttttccctataatacttatatgttatctattatttttctacGAATTATTCTTGTCGTCatattataatcattattACACTTATAAAgaagtttttcttttttaacatgtatataataatatgttttgtatttcttcctaaatgtttttttatccaagtatatattttccacattttttttgtactatGGAAAATATTgctgtaatattattaaaaataaaaagagataaCGTAACAtttgtttaataatttttaagttatatAAAGAGAGAACTAGCATTCTcgaaataatttatacatattggCAACAACATATATGATGTGtctaaaatttaaataaataatttcttatatttgttGTAATGGATAAATGGAAGTAAATACTGAGTGAAGaaatatattgataaaaaaggggggggaaaaaaaaagagcactggaaagaataaataatctCTAAGGAAATgttgttatttattataataaaagtattaatGGTGTGTTCTTTACATTTATACCAAtctacacacacatacatgtgGATAGGTTAATAGGGGCTTTGCCGAACTTTGGAATACatgaagtaaataaaaacaagttATAAATTCCAAGAATGAATTATAGTTGGAACTTTTTTGGATTCcttgtttaaattttttaaattaacaaGAATTATATATCCAGAATAGTTATGGTTTTATAAAAGCCTAGAATATTtctacaattaaaaaattttattaatgagGGAATTAtcttatatagatatataaaatcgAATAATTAAACACAAGATGTACTGAAACGATGTAATTGATGTATATTTtggtaatatataataatttttttaaagataattTTAAGTTCTTAATgacaatttaattttttcataaaatcgTAACTTTTTTTGACCTTCCTATATAGAGTAAAATAAGAACTGTGTATTTTTACATAGGTTTccattattaaaatgtaattgATTTTGGAGCACagtaaaacatttttatagcgatataaaaaaaaaaaaaatatttaactcAGTTTGTAtaaacattttcatttatatatttatttgtcaTATTTAAGAATGTTAACATTGTACATGAagcattaataaataaaatagccatcaataagttttatttattctgcTGATAATAAAACttcattaaaagaaataattatgtGCTATTTCCAAcacaattaaaaatttgataTCCTTTTTACACTGTTATAATTTCTTTCGATTTAATGAaggatatataattaaaatatattttgccgtaatgtttttttgataatatattttttaataaaattctaATAACGTTTAATGAAACTTAACAACAgatgtttataaatatataaaaaaatataaatgaaaaaaaaaaaattcctttgttcttactaatatattatggatcatatataaaattgagaaaaaaacaaatagcAGAAAGTGCTTAACTAAAAATTAACGGAAGAATTtgtaataatgtaatataattgaagaccatatttttttatctttaaaattatatctttGGTTATGAATTTCATTGTAATCTTATTAACATCTTTTCACAGATTAACACTGTaagtataattttacaaacaAAAACGAATATGTTAATTAAAATTGAGTTCTCTAAATATTTGGATATACAGTTAAATGtaatttaaacaaattagtacaaatatatagatataaaacaaaaaaaaatatttaaacgtattaatatatatataaatttgtcATAAAaggttaatatatataaaaatatattttatctacaaaaaaaaaaaaaaaaaaaaaaaaaagtgctaAGTTTTCTGAATAAAAagacaaattatatatatatatatatttatttatttataagataataatatattattttttaattagtgttacatttaattaaatgatTCATAATGACAAATTGCTAACTcgttaaataaaacaaaatacacAACGTTATCAGAAAAAAAGcatagcattttttttttttttttttttgcttaaaacaaatattttattattaacaaaacatataataatttattataattaattattatattttgttcatatgcCTAACAAAAAATGAGACGTGAGTTACGCAGATTTTACAACagaaacaataaaattataagaaaaaataataatgcagCAAGAGCAATTAAGATCAGGAacaatatttcaaattttctAGGTAAATGCTACAAACTTTGATTtactattttgtttattcctGTTATATTCTTCACGttttttcagtttttttgtataattttcttgatgttagtttatattttatatattctacaCGATTCGgttaattacatatatggttctatatacattcattattaactaattaattttttaacaatacGATTACTATATGCtcgtaaaataaaaacaaaaacaagaACATTTTCTCCTGTATTGCATTGattcttcttcttttgttCATTCACTACTTTTACCTGTTTTCGtattcttcttattttttttttttaaaactgaaaattttttttttttttttttttttttcaacataAGGCATAGCGTTATATGTGTTGTCACCTGAACCAACAGGAGGTTTATCTAATGATCTATAGGTTTCTGACACTTTATTTGATACAGGTGCTTCTGGTTTATCATGATTTGTCTTATCACTTATTGGTACACGATGTAATGATTCCTCAatttctaataatttttcatttttaactgGAAGCTTTTCTCTAAATCCGTAAGTTGATTTTTCAAAAGATTCATCAAATTCCTTCTTTCCTTCTTTCATATCtgcttttaatttataatgttTAGTATCATGTGCTTCTACATATTCTTGTAATTCACCAAAATCGTTTTCCTTGTAAGAACAAAATACTGTATGTATTAATCTTTCATATTCATCTAAATCATCCGAGATGTTTCCCATTAAACCAAATTTACTAAATgatacttttttattgtttttatttaaatcagTATTTTCATTTAGTCCTGTTAAACTATTTAATGATCCTATTGTCAAAGTGCTTTGTGCTCCTTCTGATATTGTGCTTAAATTTCCTAGTGACGCATGAATATTTGGTTTTTCTTTGgcttcattttcatttgatTCTGTATCTGTATTACCTTTTAATCCGTAGTTTCTTGATTCATCTTTTGtttcatattcttttaaCGTATTAGGGGGTGCATGTTCTAATTGATATTCTTTTGATATGTTACttgcattatattttttttgttcggGTTTTTGGTTTTGCAACTGATAATCTTTTGATatgtttcttttattatattctctTAGGTCAGGGGCTTGGTTTGCCATGTGATTTGATTTTTTTGCATAGTCTTCCATTTCTTGTATATCACGAGTTAACTTATCATTTATtccataaattattttatcctCATTTACATCATTTGCTTTTTTCAATCGGAAAATTTTagttttgtattttttgttacCATCTGTCCATTTACGATATTGAACCTCGTATTCTTGGTCATCATCAAGGATTACagctttttttgtttgtaaaACTTTTTGATTACCTACTAATCCACTAGGAACTTCATTTTCAATATGATTATCTTTTGATTTTTCtgtatttcctttttcttttaattcacTTCTAGGAGTATTTTTTAAGGTAAAATCCTTTGATTtatcactttttttattccccAGTTTTCCATTAGAAGGCTTGTTATAAAATGGATAATCTTTTGATTcgtcattatttttatttcctaaTTGTCCACTAGGGACACTATGTTTGAATGGATAATTTCTTGGtctatctctttttttattagatgTTCCTTTTTCATCCATGGTTTCCTCTGTTTTATTATCTGCtgatttatcttttttaaaatgagcTCTAAACCAATTAGGAATAGCTTCCTTTAACTTATTATAagttgatttatttttttttatatcatcttGTAATTCTTCACTTGGTGTTTCCTCTGATGtatcatctttttttctatcttctgttttgtcattttttaaGTCACTTGGGGTTGTTTTCTCTGAATAACTACTTGTTAAATAGTCTTCTACTTTGTCAGCTTTTACGTCATCTGAGATAGTTTCTTCCTTTGGAATTCTTACTTCGGCTTCTGATTTATCAGGTTTCACGTCATCTAAGGTAGTTTCCTTTAATAAACTGCTTGTTGGTTGGTCTTCTACTTTATCAGATTTTACGTCATCTGAGATAGTTTCCTTTAATAAACTGCTTGTTGGTTGGTCTTCTACTTTATCAGATTTTACGTCATCTGAGATAGTTTCTTCCTTTGGAATTATTACTTCGGCTTCTGATTTATCAGGTTTCACGTCATCTAAGGTAGTTTCCTTTAATAAACTGCTTGTTGGTTGGTCTTCTACTTTATCAGCTTTTACGTCATCTGAGATAGTTTCTTCCTTTGGAATTATTACTTCGGCTTCTGATTTATCAGGTTTCACGTTATCTAAGATAGTTTCTTCCTTTGGAATTCTTACTTCGGCTTCTGATTTATCAGGTTTCACGTCATCTAAGGTAGTTTCCTTTAATAAACTGCTTGTTGGTTGGTCTTCTACTTTATCAGATTTTACGTCATCTGAGATAGTTTCCTTTAATAAACTGCTTGTTGGTTGGTCTTCTACTTTATCAGATTTTACGTCATCTGAGATAGTTTCCTTTAATAAACTGCTTGTTGGTTGGTCTTCTGCTTTATCAGCTTTTATGTCATCTGAGATAGTTTCCTTTAATAAACTACTTGTTGGTTGGTCTTCTACTTTATCAGCTTTTACGTCATCTGAGGTAGTTTCTTCCTTTGGAGTTCTTACTTGaccttttattttgtcaGCTTTTAAGTTATCTAGGGTATTTTCCTTTAATAAAGTACTTGTTGGTTGGTCTTCTGTTTTATCAGGTCTCTTGTCATCTAGGGTAGTTTCCTCTAATAAAGTACCTGTCGGTTGGTGTTCTACTCTATCAGATTTTACGTTATATGGGGTAGTTTCTATCTTTGGACTTTTTACTTGGTCTTTTACTTTATCTGATTTTACGTTATCTGTagatttctctttttttgcAGCTCTTATCTgctcttttactttttctgaTTTTACATCATCTGGGGATGGTTCCGTTTTAGCAACTCTTACTTGATCTTTTACCTTGTCATTTTTTAGTTTACCTGAGATAGTTAGCTTAAATGCTCTACCTGCTACACGATCTTTCACCTTATCAATTTTAAATCCTGTAGGTAACCTTTCTCTTACTGAACCAGATATTACTTTTTCTGTTATTGGATCTATTATTTCACTAGGATAAACATTTTCGTTCATTTTAAAACTTGTGGGCCCTTCTgattcaaaattattttttaatgaagaaTTCTTTAAAACGTACGTCACTCCATTTTCCGTCAAACATCTAACATTTCTTAAAGCTAACAGCTCTCCCAAATTTTGTGACTTGGCGTGGTGTTTACCACATTTTATCTAACAAATTcgtaaaaattgtaaaatttttggtgaaccatttatttttatattagaaaaaatgataatgaaaaatatcatatggaaaaaataaatatatagtaaaaaatttcaCTAACGCTGttgttttattgtatatattacatcATTAGAAGAAATTAGTATCCAGGTAATTagagaaaacaaaaatattcttacataaaaggagaaaatgttttctttttttcttttgtggCACTTCATTTAAGTATCCATATATCctgaaataatatttctaatttacattttaatggaattcatgaaataaatttatatttttcatgcTACTGAAATTCCAGAATctaatattcatattaaaaaagactgcaatattatctatatatatatagagtACAATGAaccatataaatgtacatacaaaaaaaaaaaaagtctatttcattatataattctaaaaacataaaaataatataatattttctaataatCTAATAGATATAACTAttaaaactatttttataaaagaaatttatttctaaaattttacaatttttctttaataaataGCTTTTCTAACAAATTTTCTGAAAATTAAGagaacttaaaaaaaattacaaaaaaaaaaaattaagagaataaaaactatctaaaaaaaaaaaaaataaaataagaaaattgtttaaaatattatttaaattaaaaattatcttaTGGGCTACcaacataatatttattctatactaatttatttgtaaatatgaattttGATAATgcgataaaaaaaaaatataaaattaaatatatacaaaaaaaaaaaaaaaaaaaaaaaaaaaaaattacaagcTACTTATAAAATCAggttattaaaaaacatattttttaatgatatattatatttcgtattattatactttttttttttttaattttatattcatatttttaaaacagttTTAAtcttgtataaaaaaaaaaaacaaaagccGTACAACGGGATAAAATATTGACAAGCCAAAAGAACGcctttttacattaaaattttttttttcattataaagGCCAACaatgtattaaaaatttacgaTCTTAGGGGGAAAATGTTTGCTTAAAAAGAGTATATACACAAAGGATGAAAacgaaaaacaaaaaaataaaaaaaaaggaatattatAGAACAATTagattaaatttttttaacaagtATGATTTAcgtattttatatcattgaTCTGCAATATGTTTTGACATATAGTTTATAATCTATGAAATAAAcagttataaatataaacaaagcttgtattaatacatattatactttaaaaaCTATATACTTTAGGTCAAATAATTAagagtaaataaaaaaaaaaaacaaaatattgtatttagtttacttttttatatatttctccTAATAAAggttaatattattagtaagaaaaaatagtttatattattatatttttgaaatcctattttttctgaaaattaatttataaaataaataaaaggacaagttcataatataatctctaatactattaaaataatatgtgtttttatttattttttttaatggaaTTAATTACCATTTTAAAAACTTCAGtcgaattataaaaaaataaaataaaaggattAAAGTTGAACTTCATATCTGTTTagttgtttttcctttttttttaaagatataaaaaggTGTTGTGTagattatttgaaaaattatacttagtagtattttatacttttactATCAGTTATTTTATGGTAAgaatttatcatatatatatatatatacctatgtacttataatttgtgaaaaatatgaattttagTAGGCATTTTAAGCAGTAtgataatatatgcatatacttgaatcgataataatttaacattttaaattatattactcTTGTTTTTCGGTTTaacatatatgttaatagatttttcttcttccttGTTTTTGATAAAGAGATATTGATACTGAATTAATTCACAACTTGATTGTGTGGATAaccttttatattaaaaatataggagaataataattgtgtttaggtaatatttataattttggaAGCAAAAATGTTGTAAATACTATAAGTCTTACAGTCCACACATGTTTGTTAAGGGTTGTTTAAAGttttatattcattcataacttttatttttatttccatttaatTTTGGATGTTTAAAATGAACCGAATATGTCctttttgttctttaatttattaattttagaaTGATACAGTTATTTCAGGGGTGGACTTAATAGTTTACAATAGAATTATCAATAAAGtattatacctttttttttcgttaataattttttagagttatttttatacgaaatttcatttttgtccTGTTAATTgttaaatctttttttctataaaagtggtgaaaaaattaatatatctctttttaattatattattataaactataaattataataacctCTAAATTGTTATTTGGTGCGTatcatacattttataaactTTGGtggatttatttattaatatattacacaAAATTTCCATTTACTTCATTAGGTAATTGCCATAGAAATTAACTAGTTGATGCTTCGCGGttgtaaacaaatatatatatatatatatatatataatgacattttttgaaataatatatttgaactCGAACTTCGTTATTATTCGAATCATGcttgttttatatatgagCATATATTGTGTAGAAACATTTTTTAGATACACGAATTTGTGcgtaatatattaaaattttcttttttttcatattctttatggaaaaaaagaaaaaataaatacatagaTGTATCATTACTTATGTCAAAAAACGAAATTGAATAAAACATGTAATTGTAAAAAGATCTATGAGCTGAAAAGTAACAAGATTCTGTTATATGATAGTACGATAtacatgaaataaaaaattaaaaacaattctgttatatttgaaaacaaaatatatatgataaaaatttgaCTTTTAAGTAGATTTATTCCCTCTATACCCATATAACATTATGATAATATGAATTTAGAATATGAATTCTCTGATATACtaaggaataataaaaataaaagaaaacaatgtattttctattaaaaataaagttttctttatttttaattgcaGTGGcgttaattttaaatattattttatcactACCATTCACATGATACATGCAtctatgtattatattataaatttagtTGTAtccctttttataattaaggTGAAAAACCatcttattaattttgtatgtttaattaatttaaaattaaaacaaatgaatGTTGTAATTTGTCTAACACATAAAAAGTTCTAATTCATTAGAGGTAGTTAAGAAGCAATAACAAAAATTCACAATTTTGATTTACTTGTTAACTATGATTACATGgtaacataaaattattatatatgtataaatgaaaaaaatttatataattcataaaaaaaatagtttttttttcttagatTAGAAGTTTttctataataaaaacaatgcAATATAgcacaaatatatagtaataatttaaaggCATTATGCTTCTAATtaataccaaaaaaaaaaaaaaaaaaaaatacttcaaagaaaatatatatataatttagagTTTTAAACTGACGGCTTccgtttaattttttcatctgttataacttttataataatacattctATTAAGAAGAACCCTTAAGTATCTTTTACGATTTTTTTCTAGCCCATATTCTCTATCTAATAATCTCTTAATTTTACTTGGgcttaaaattttctttgaAAATGGTGTTGAGATTTTTATTAGTTATCTCTATATATTTtggaagaaaaattaaaacaaatttataaacTATACCATCAAATGAATTATCTTtgtgtgtaaatatatatcaaataaatatcatttttacctttaaaaatgatattatgtaaattattgCTTAACAATACATTAAGTGGGTATTAccatctttaaaaaattaaaaatttaataaaataaattacaacaATAACTCAACTATATATCTTCAATTTTAcggattatttttttgatatatagaACTAATATGTATGTTCAATATTTAACTTATAAAGTGTTTCATGAAATTAAGAAATCAAGAacactacttttttttttatgttaactAAATGATACACGTATTTACTATTCTATAGATAgacaatatattttctttgttttgtgttttttcttcgatatttttttctaatacatgaaaatttataatttttaccaTTAATTCGGGTGGTATCTATTAGAAATTTTAGATTTTTTAGGATATAAcctccaaaaaaaaaaaaataaataaaaatgaaattaactTTTTTGTGAATCTTATCCACTTTCTGCAAATATTAATGTACAATACAACTGAattttatagtatatatggagaataaatattattataacaaaacaaaatttatgcTGAAcatgtgttatatatatatatatatatattttaaataatatggcATAcccattttaaatatataatatcctaactttaaaaaaaaataaagttatgAAACGTGTATACCCAATACAAAGAATAATagtactatatataaaactcAATTACGATATGTCTACAacgttataattttttattatgtgaaGTATTctatgatataaaaatggtATTTCAAATAACCtatatttgttaaattataCTTAAAGTTGAATTTTAAGTCTCATATAagaatatggaaaaaaaaatgtgaagaaatattttttaatatttttttaaacattctATTGCAAACTCCACTTTTGATAAAGTATTTCCAAGTAATTGTGATCTTACCTTTCTAAATAAAACTCTGGTTCATCTTTCATATCCCAGGCCATCTGAAGCATATccttaaatttttcaaaatcgTGTAAACACCATTTAtttaagtataatataattttgtacTTTTCCTGTATGGGAATATTTTCATCGTTTAAGCAATCTTTTATATCATCAcgcaaataatttaaatagaGATTCCAATGTTTGTCCCATTTTTTCTGACACCACACAGTATTCTTATTTTCGCAGAAATCTTCATATTGATACTTCATTTCCTCTAtgacattattatataactcTTCACCTTTTTCTATTAACTCTTCTAACGTTTCAGGAATTTCTGACTCATCTAATTCTTCATGAACCGACTCCATTACTTCATCGAAACTTGATAAGGGATAAATATCATCTTCTAATAAATCTACTTGTATTTGTggattttcattttgttgaTGACCTTCAGCTATGTTTCTTTTTAGTATTAATcctattttacttttatatatatttcttttaccAATTGCGTACTTATTAATATCTCtgcatataaaattaaagaatatattttaaatatattttctcttatattatttttcttttataattaattaaaaattaaattagtaACCAaattatgcacatataaataaatatatatatttatatacataataattttggtGAATAACGTTTACCTCACGCTGTAAGAGTAATGCAATGTCCATAATAAAAAGGTGAAGCAGATAATATTAACTAAAATTGTTACCATACTTATTTGTGCATCTCTATTTTTCGATTTCATATCTGTGTCAGGAGACACAACTGAAgacttttttattactttatcaaatttatttctaaaatttGAATTAACTTTTGAAATACAGGGGAACTTCATTTTAAAGCAATATTTTCtcagaaaattaaaaaaatatttagtatTGAACATTTTTGTTagttatttcttatttttataggttcataattttatagaTTACATGGATATATAAGTTGTTGTAACTTATAGAATAACACACTATTCTGAATGGATATTTTggatataagaaaaaaacattttgaaAACTAGAATTAAATGATAGAACAAAAATTTGAGCTTAAATTTTCACAgttaaattaatgaaaaataaagatttaTATTCACGTTAtgttaaatgtattttaatatttcaaatttttatattagaaTATTCCCAAAACGGAtgatttcatataaaaataaaatgctgTGTTGTGACATTaagtcatattttttataatgatatCTTAAATTGATTCATAAATGGTACATTATGTGGTAGTGGTATTTTTGCATTTCgctttctatatatatatatatatatatatatatatgatgttattttttattattgtacttatgcttaattatatattatactatgTTGTCTAGTATTTTATAATACGAAAAGAAATGCATTATTTTAACTTATATTAACCTGTaactgttttattttatattagggattaaataatattcgaaaattaaaaaaaaaaaaaaaaaaaattattttatttttaaaaaaaagaaaataatacatataaaatatactatatttataaataaaattattattttaatctatagtatatatttgttatttttttcatagaaGAATTATTCAACCTAAATTGATTAAAATTGTTAGTGGCTTGTATTCCAGcgtaatacatttttttagtGGGTTctgaaatattaatttaaaattttgcaaaaagCAGAAAAATAGTACATactacatattaaaaaaaaatataaaatacaagaataaaataaatattaaagtaACATATTTCaaagaagaaaaacaaaaccattaaaatttaaaaaatatgatcaattttttttttttttttttggttccTATATTACATGTGTGGTTATATACATGGTTTATAAATTGTACAAACTAATTTCTGTAATAATCATATCttaaataatgatgatattGAAACccattattcatatatattttatgtatatatgtgcattttttttttgaactgCGAATtcttacataaaatatttcgaGAGCAAGGAataaagtttttaaaaagtttacatattaataatgctctattataatacattcgtttttttttataaaatgtaatatttatgtgttgcattaaatttgtaaaggttaattttcaataaatatacatgttatTAAGCAGAAAAACTCAATTGTAATAAATTCCTTTATGGttttatacttaaaatatCTACGTTTTTGTGTAACAATAAAGTCATTTtaatcttatttttaattttcaccatattcatataacttttacagttttttttctgtcatatatacataaaatttta contains:
- a CDS encoding erythrocyte membrane protein 3, with product MKCHKRKKENIFSFYIKCGKHHAKSQNLGELLALRNVRCLTENGVTYVLKNSSLKNNFESEGPTSFKMNENVYPSEIIDPITEKVISGSVRERLPTGFKIDKVKDRVAGRAFKLTISGKLKNDKVKDQVRVAKTEPSPDDVKSEKVKEQIRAAKKEKSTDNVKSDKVKDQVKSPKIETTPYNVKSDRVEHQPTGTLLEETTLDDKRPDKTEDQPTSTLLKENTLDNLKADKIKGQVRTPKEETTSDDVKADKVEDQPTSSLLKETISDDIKADKAEDQPTSSLLKETISDDVKSDKVEDQPTSSLLKETISDDVKSDKVEDQPTSSLLKETTLDDVKPDKSEAEVRIPKEETILDNVKPDKSEAEVIIPKEETISDDVKADKVEDQPTSSLLKETTLDDVKPDKSEAEVIIPKEETISDDVKSDKVEDQPTSSLLKETISDDVKSDKVEDQPTSSLLKETTLDDVKPDKSEAEVRIPKEETISDDVKADKVEDYLTSSYSEKTTPSDLKNDKTEDRKKDDTSEETPSEELQDDIKKNKSTYNKLKEAIPNWFRAHFKKDKSADNKTEETMDEKGTSNKKRDRPRNYPFKHSVPSGQLGNKNNDESKDYPFYNKPSNGKLGNKKSDKSKDFTLKNTPRSELKEKGNTEKSKDNHIENEVPSGLVGNQKVLQTKKAVILDDDQEYEVQYRKWTDGNKKYKTKIFRLKKANDVNEDKIIYGINDKLTRDIQEMEDYAKKSNHMANQAPDLREYNKRNISKDYQLQNQKPEQKKYNASNISKEYQLEHAPPNTLKEYETKDESRNYGLKGNTDTESNENEAKEKPNIHASLGNLSTISEGAQSTLTIGSLNSLTGLNENTDLNKNNKKVSFSKFGLMGNISDDLDEYERLIHTVFCSYKENDFGELQEYVEAHDTKHYKLKADMKEGKKEFDESFEKSTYGFREKLPVKNEKLLEIEESLHRVPISDKTNHDKPEAPVSNKVSETYRSLDKPPVGSGDNTYNAMPYVEKKKKKKKIFSFKKKK
- a CDS encoding hypothetical protein (Plasmodium exported protein) yields the protein MKFPCISKVNSNFRNKFDKVIKKSSVVSPDTDMKSKNRDAQISMVTILVNIICFTFLLWTLHYSYSVRDINKYAIGKRNIYKSKIGLILKRNIAEGHQQNENPQIQVDLLEDDIYPLSSFDEVMESVHEELDESEIPETLEELIEKGEELYNNVIEEMKYQYEDFCENKNTVWCQKKWDKHWNLYLNYLRDDIKDCLNDENIPIQEKYKIILYLNKWCLHDFEKFKDMLQMAWDMKDEPEFYLER